Within Salarias fasciatus chromosome 15, fSalaFa1.1, whole genome shotgun sequence, the genomic segment caCAGCAGCCTCAaagtactcaggaatgttcacagagatctttagagaggagagctgcctgTACCAGAacaaggtgttctgcttcatccatctgagccttcaggagtttctggctgctcttcatgtccatcagaccttcatcaagtctggaatcaacctgctggatgaacaacaacaaaccccctggtggtcaaaagTGTTGAAGAAAAAGGTTAATCTCTAtcttctccatcagagagcagtggacgaggccttgaagagtccaaatggacgcctggacttgttcctccgcttcctcctgggtctctcactgcagaccaatcagagtctccttcgaggtctgcttacacagacaggaagtagctcacaggccaatcaggaaacagtccagtacatcaagaagaagctgagtgagagtgtgtctgcagagagaagcatcaatctgttccactgtctgaatgaactgaatgatggttctctggtggaggagatccaacagtccctgagatcaggacgTCTCTCCACAGAtgaactgtctcctgctcagtggtcagctctggtcttcatcttactttcatcagaagaagatctgaaggtgTTTGACCTCAAGAagtactctgcttcagaggaggctcttctgaagctgctgccagtggtcaaagcctccaacaaagctctgtacgtggtTTATAATCAAATATGCAGAACTGTGTCCAGAACAAATATTCAagtttttctgttattgttttgCAGGTTGAGCAACTGTCATTTGtcagagaaaagctgtgaaGCTCTGTTCTCAGTTCTCAACTCTCAGTCATCCAGCCTGAcagatctggacctgagtagtAACAACGtccaggattcaggagtgacgCTGCTGTCTACAACAGTCAAGGATCAACACCTGAGACTGGAAAAACTCAGGTTTCACAAAAAATTTGAACAGATAATTTTAATCTACCAACCATGTTTCTGCTCTTTATGTTTTGGTATGCTAGGGTTGGGGCTAGGCCAGGCCTGTGCTCACAGGGTCTGGCCAGACTCAACCTGAAGAGACAATGTGGGCCCAACCTCTGGTGGACTTGCCACCCACCAAGGAAGCTGTCAGGGATGGGTGGAGTTTTGATTGGGTGGCGGATGACGGCAGGGTGCCCCGCGACCCGATccctggacacagagactggctcttgGAATTTGGAATGTCACCTGGTTGGTgtggaaggagcctgagcttgtgagggaggttgagaggtaccagctagatcagggatgggcaactggcgGGCTGCAGGCCGCATACGACCTGCACCCGTACTCCGTACGGccatcaaattaatttttgaaaaagaaaaaaatgtgttttttcctaAACAGATTCAGTTGCAATGACATACTTTAGCCACCAGTTGGCACTTCGTGTTTCCAGGTGGGTCCTACACCAGTGAGGATCCACCACcgacccccacacccccacccccgctccgGTCGACAGCTACCCTGAGGGGGCATGAACAAAGTTGTGGCCCTCTGCATCATTGAAGTTGCCCATCCCTGAGCTGGATAGTCAGgctcacatccacacacagccaGGGTTCTGGAACCCAATCCCCTGAGAATGGCTGGATTCTTCCCTTCGTCGTATTTAGAGGCAgtgggctggtgtgggtttgcttatagccccacagctcagccgccatgtgctGGAGTTCACCTCAGTGAACGAGAGGATTGCGTCCCTTTCTTCGAggctcctcctccatggcctccccaaactcTTCCCACACAGGAATTTTCACTTGCACAATttctcgggctgcagttcgcttggcctggtggtacctgtcagctgcttcaggagtcccacgagccagtAAGACTCagtaggactccttcttcagcttgatggcagccCTTACCTCTGGTGTCTACCTCCGGGTTTAGGGGTTGCCACCATGGCGGGCACTGGAGACCTTACAACCACAGCtccaagcagctgcttcaacaatggaggtagagaacatgcTGACAAGAGAGTTctaccagacgttcccaacagaccctcacaacacattTGGGTCTaccaagtctgtctggtttcctcctgtgCAGGggatccaactcaccaccaggggGTGATCGGTCAAcaggtctgctcctctcttcacccaaaTGGTAAAGACACATGGCCCGAGATCAGATAGCATGACAACAAAGTTGATCATGGACCTCTAATCTCAGGTGTCccggtgccaagtgcacttgtggacacccctgtgctcgaacaagGTGTTCCTTATGGACAAACTATGGCAAATACAGATGTCCAATAATCAAACACCACTTTGGCTCAGATCAGGGAGTCTATGCGACCCAATCACTCCCCTCCAGGTTTCACTGTCACTGGCCACGTGTGCGTTGAAGTCcaccagtagaacaatggagtccccagtcagaCTACTGTGCAGCACCCCTCCCGGTGACTCCAAGAAGGCAGGGTACTCTGCACTACTGTTCAACCCATAGGTCGAGACAAAAATGAGACACCTGTCCCCTACCCAAAGGCGtggggatgcaaccctctcttTCACTGAGATGAACTCTAGCACACGGTGACTTGGGTGTAGGGTTaaaagcaaacccacaccagcctgcTGCCTCTCAATGCCAAAGAAGTGAAGAGTCCAGCTCTTTTCTGaagattgggttccagagctcAGGTTGTGTTTGAATGTGAGCCTGACTTTCTAgcccaggggtgtcaaactgcattcctggagggctgcagccctgcatgttttccatgtttccctccttcaacacacctgaatcccaTGAAGATTCATCACCAAGTCCaacagaaagcctgataatgagcatcattacaatcagctgtgttgaagcagccTTCGAGGACAGGAGGTCAACATGTgttctagccggtacctctcaacctccctcacaagctcaggctcctttcCCCAGAACGAGGTggcattccatgtccctagagctagtctctgtgtctggggaCCAGATTGCCAGGCACTCTGCCGTCGTTCTGCCACCCAATCAagactgcacccggcccctacgctGCCCttggtgggtggtgagcccaacGGAGGTCAGGTCCACGTCGTCCTTTCGGGTTGAGCTATacatatctatctatctatctatctatctatctatctatctatctatagatagatagatagatagatagatagatgctTCTGACTTGTTCTTGGAGCTGCTTAGGTCTGTGTGGTCACTGGTAATATGATTTATCAGCAACAAACCTGTATGACTGATTGATCTACTTCAGGTTGAACAACTGTGGTCTATCGGAGAGAAGCTGTgaagctctgtcctcagttctcagctctcagtcctccagtctgacagaCCTGGACCTAAGTAACAACAGCCTGAAGGATTCAGGAGTGACACTgctgtcttctggactggagagtcctcactgtcaactggaagctctcaggtcaggatccagctgctgcttgttcatgtggaggatcttccttcttcctggttGACTTGATGCAaccatgtttgtgcctccagtctgtcagggtgtctggtctcagaggaaggctgtgcttctctggtctcagctgtgagctccaagtcctcccatctgagagagctggacctgagctacaaccatccaggagactcaggagtggagaagctgtttgttgcagtggaggatccatGCTGCCCAGTGAAGACTCTCAGGTTGCAAACATTTCCTGAAACATTTCTGCTTCTTATAATTCTAGAGAAAGTTGAAACACTTAAGTTTGTAAAGCAATGCAATGGCTTCAGAAATAGTGTAATGGGATTTCTGACCCTCGCGTAGATCGATTGGTCATATGTCCTACAACTCAGACAGATTTTAAAACATCAGTAATCctaaaaaatatttaatgaaaacCCAGAGACGATTAAAGCCCATATTCCACTGAATGTATTGTGACCGTGTTATCGCAATGTGGCGCAAAAGATGCACAAGTCTATTTTCTCAGCTTACTGCAGCCAACACACAAGGAAGTTGAGAAAATCGGGATACCAGTACTTCAAATACAAAATGGTCCATCTGATGTGTTGGTGcttcacaacacaacacatcagAAACACATGCATTTGGCCCTGGTGCAAGACCACTGGTGAGAATGCTTAACAGCACAGCTGCAACACAGCTGTGAAGCATTCAGTGGAATATGAGGGTAAACCACACAGTTGTACAGAGGAAAGGATCACATGTCCTCTGTACAATTTTGTCTCACTTTGCTGTGCTCTTTAGCCACATGACtgatcttcttcttcaggttaaGCTGCTGTGGGCtctcagagagaagctgtggagctctgtcctcagttctcagctctcagtcctccagtctgacacatctggacctgagtaacaacgacctgcaggactcaggagtgaagctactgtcttctggactggagagtcctcactgtcagctggaagctctcaggtcaggatccagctgctgcttgatcatgtggaggatcttccttcttcctgcttgacttgatgcagccatgtttgtgcctccagtctgtcagggtgtctggtctcagaggaaggctgtgcttctctggtctcagctgtgagctccaagtcctcccatctgagagagctggacctgagctacaaccatccaggagcctcaggagtggagaagctgtttgctgcagtggaggatccacactgtcCACTGAAGATTCTCAGGTATAAACACACAGCAAGAGCTCTGGTAAAGACATATCACAACCACTTATTGAGAGCTGGATGGTTTCTAATAAGCTTCTCTTTAGTTGCATCTGTTGGCTTCAGTGACAGGATACACTGATAAACTTCCTGAGAAGGTtgattgagtggttttcatACAGTGTTTCTCCATTTGAAGCTTTATACTTTTCAAGTGAGTCCATTTAAGTTCAAATATGGTGATAAAGTTCATTAATCTCGTCAgattcttcttccttcttcatgCATCAAACCAAAGTTTAGGTGTATCGGGATCTTCACAGAGAAATGAATTTCTGTTCTTCTGCTCAGACTGAGCAAAACAGTCCCACAGATCATGGAGTCAGAACaccttcagcctgtttctgtgTCCCTCTGGAAAACAGAGGAGTTCTACCTCATGTTGAGCAGCAGTCTGGActcatgttggagagaaaaccattctgtctttcttcctgcagggtggaccatgttGGAGAGCAGTGGTTaaaacctggtctgaggaagtgtaagtttgTTGAGACAGTTTTgattcattaaaacatttttgacaagagaagcctgacaaaaagagcattcctctttttttctccatcagatttctctccaCTCGAACTGGACACAAACTCAATGAACAGAaaactcaaactgtccaacaacaacaggaaggtgacataCGTGTTAGAGAGTCAAtcgtatcctgatcatccagacagatttgacTTCTGGTCTCAGTTATTGTGTAGAAATGttctgagtggtcgatgttactgggaggtcaaGTGGAGCGGGAGCGTTTATATTGCAGTGAGTTCCAGAGGAATCAGTCGGAGAGGTGACAGTAATAAGTGCTTGTTCGGTCGgaatcatcagtcctggagtctgagctgctctgatgAGGGTTACAATGTCAGGCCCAATACTAGAGGAAcagccatctcctcctcctcctctggtagagtagcagtgtatgtggactgtcctgctggctctctgtccttcttcagagtctcctctgactctctgatccacctctacaccttcaacaccacattcactgaACCTCTGTCTGCTGGATTTGGCTTTGGCTTCAAGCCCTCTTATTCATCAGTGAGTCTCTGTCCTCTGTAGACGAGACAGTCTCTTTCTCCGACAGCAGTTCTGTCAGCACCAATCAGCGTTGCAGAGAACATCAGTGGGATTTAGAGACAGAGACTCAAACACTTAAGCCTCATTTCCATTGCGTCCAGATGTGTCGGTATAGAGCAGTACAGTACAGCACAGTCCTCGTTTTCATGCGTTTCCACTGACTAAAGTTGTGGATAGTACCAAAAGTACCATACCCAACCATTACCATCATCCACAACCGCTCCGGTCAGGTACCTGGCACATAGACTGATCAGTGCTGTCAACAAGCCCGCCATGTTTCAACAACTCATTCACTGTAGCAACTCTCTGTTGTTTGCTGCTTTTCACATTGGTTGTTTTAACtgtgttttgaaatgtcaggGCACTACACAGCACCTCGTCTTCAGCGGGGATTGAGAGGCTCCTCCATAACTTTGTGCCACTGAGCCATCAGAGTGTGAAGAACCAGGACTAACAGACAGTGAAGGGGACTCCCAGGGTATGAAGGACTAGGAATACCAGAGAGTTAAGGACCATGACTATCCGAGAACAAACTATGCAAACGGGGTAAATAAATCACATGAACTGAAGTGTCTGTGTTGtaaatatatgtgtatatagattgtttatttttgtgtgtatcTGCATTCGAACATAGGATATGGGAAATTTAACAATACACATAATTAAACTTTTCTGATCCTGAGTTCTGTCTGAGCTGAGATGCAACTTGTTAAATAGCAACACCTAGTGGGAGGTCAGCAAACTGCATGCTCTGCTGCACAGAGGATAGTGCCACCTGAACCTGAACTGTAATATTTGGTGATCAGATACTCATTCTATAAGGACTCAAGCAACAGAGCCTGAGACACGAGAAGAGGAGGTGTGGCAACTTTAATGTGTGGAGAACATTGGTTTGAAAATAGATGTGACCTTGATTGTTTCATTGTGATCAttatcctcatcatcatcaatagctgaaatgaaagaaataaaaacaatcccTGCAACtcagatttatttcttttggctTAATTTTCATCCCAGTTGTTCAGTTTGATCCCGTCACTTCTGCTGGTCTTTCCCCATGACTGACATGCTGCTCCAGGTTTTTGCTGCCttctgtatttctttctttactgTCCGTCACCACATGACCTTaaaacgccccccccccccccccccccccccccgcttcccTCTGGTGCCCTGTGTGAGGCAGTTTTGGTGATGCCAGCCACGGATTCACTTCTGCTCCTGTGTTCGGAGGGATTTGAGAAAACCTGCTAAGTCGACGTTCTGACCTGAACTGGACAGCAATGAGGACACAGCTTAGAGATGGAAAACCATGACACCAGGGTCTTGGTTGTTGGACTTTGTGAAGTCTCTCAGTTGATCAGGAGATTGGTAGCAGCTGGACACAACTTCTGACCTCCTCAGTAAAACAGGTTTGACCCCCGTCACCAAGTTCTGCTCTGGTGTTGGcagtgttgggaataacggcgttagaataaacggcgttcgtaacggcgttatttttttcagtaacgaataatctaattagttacttttcccatcgttgaaacgccgttaccgttactaagaatatgaagtggcgcgttactactactactactactagattgaatgaagcgcgagtgtccgcttctgccgcacacatcagctgcaggagagagcagggaggaggggggagaggggaatggggggggggggggtgatgaagacgcgatgatgattggctggtgggcgggcatgccctgctcacgtgtctcactcgctgcGCGCTctgaccggtaaacacaacaagacagaaactggaagtctcactggaagactttatccacgtctgtCATATGGTAGCATGacacttgctgctgctgctgctgctgctaacccgacCCCGAGCCCAAAAGcagccaggagggagaggagccgctcagttaaaacaagcaaccagcaggcgaccagagccaagctgaacacactgactgcaggtccactggCACACAGTAGGCttaatgtacagttacagagatttgcactacttaatggccagaagtttacatttgtgttttcttaacaggctgcaatttagttcaaataaatacaaaatgttctaaaatactgtataaagtgtttttattcttcaagcAGTTGATATAAACAcctttgatgttatagatgttatagaatgtggtaatgtgtagaacatgaaaaataacgtcagttactttgctgagtaactaattactttttcaatgaggtaactgagttactaactcaattactttttgggagaagtaatttatAATTCTAActgattacttttttaaagtaacttgcccaacactgagTGTTGGTTGGTTCTGGTGGATTTCCTTTCAGTTTCATCaacttggtaaaaaaaaaaaaaaaaaaaaaaaaaaagttagtttgAATCAATTTGTCATACTTGATACCAGATTTTCAggatcttggtcttgactcagtcttggCCCCTAAAGACTTGGTCTTAGGAGTCTCTGCTCTTGGTCTTAGAAACAAACATCACTTTTAAAATGCTGCTGCCTCACTGCAAGAAGTTCCAACTTTTCATtggctgctttaatgtttttcacactgcTAGAGGTGCTGATATGACGCTGATATGAGGCTAAATTTTACTCGTCTGCGTCTTGGCCTTGATGTGGTGAGGGGGCTTGTGCGTTCCAGTGATCCTGCAGAGCGATACAATCTGGAGCTCGCTCTTGGTAGGGTCACCCTTGGCGGGACTGTCTCCAGGTAGGTTCCAGACTAACAAAGACCCCAGTGTGTCGGTACACTGTGAGGTGGCAGTCCCACCAACCGACTATCCTGTGGAGGGCTAACAACCCACCCAGGAGAAACCCTCTTTTGTTACGAAACGGATAAGAAAAAGAAGCCGGACTGCCCAACACAGTAACAGACCCCAGCCTGCCCCTGACCAATAAGTACGGATCAACCTTCGTCTCAGGACCCGTATTGCCACCTGGAGTGTCCAAACCCTCCTTCGACCAGGAGCCACCACCCTGCTATCCCGAGAACTCTGCTGTTATAACATCACACTAGCAGGGCTTTGTGAAGTGAGATGGCAGGGAAGTGGTGAAATAACAGCTGGCGATCACTGCTACATCTACAGTGGCCCGGAGAAGCGGACGAGCCTTAATGGCGTGGCTCTTGCTTTCCCAAATGCCCTCCGTAAATCTCTCATCAGCTGGACACCCGTGAGCGACAGATTGTTATCTGCTCGCTTCCTCCACCGACATGGCAAGATGATGGTCATCATCGCCTATGCCCCCACAGATGTCGTTGACGAGGATGAGAAGGATGTGTTCTATGACCAACTGTGCCAGGCTGCCAGCCAAGTACCACCCCACGACATCACCATCGTACTGTTTCCACTCTTTCCAGCAACGGTCGGTCGCCTGGCTCACCTGTTGGCACCATTTTTGCCGACAGAGCAACAAACGACAATGGAAACTGCCTTCTCCTGTTCTGCCACCATCACAACCTCTGTGTTGCTGATACCTGGTTTCCCCAGAAACTAATCCACCAGTGGACATGGTACAGCCCAGACGGCAGAACCAGGAAAGCACTGGACTACATCCTGATCTCTCGACGCTGGAAGTCGTTTGTCACCAACTGCCGGGTGCCATGGAGCCGAGCTTGGCAATACAGACCACCGTCTCCTGGTGGCTCAGCTTAGGCTGAAGCTTCGAGCCAACCAGTACACCAAGACTCAGCCTTGCCTCAATTCCTCACTCCTCAGAGACCCCCAACATCGCCACAGACTTCACTAATTCCATCCGCTGTACCTTCGATACCCTGGCTCTGAACCAGAAGAGTGACTGGCAGACCTTCAAGGAAAGTGTTCTCCAGTCAACTCAGAAAGTACTCAGGTGTTCACGACCACCACCCAAAAAGCCATGGATTTCGGAGAAGACACTCAACATCATTGAACAGCGGCGTGATGCACGGCTCCGAGGTGACCTGACGGAGTATCGCCTactgaactgtgtgtgaaatgtggctATAGCTGAGAACAGGGAGCGGTTCTGGCAAGCCGAGGCCATACACCTAGAGTCCGCAGCCAACAAGAACGACATGAGCCGCGTATACAATTTACTTCGCCAAGCTCACAATAGCCCCCGCATGAAGTCAGCCCTGGTGAAAGACTCTGACGGCAACATCATAACAACAGAGTCAAACTGCCTACAATGCTGGAAAGAGCACTTAAGCCTCTTACTGCACCACAACGCCACCCTTGCTCCCTCCATCATCCCAGCTACCGCAGACACAGCCCCCAACCACGCCTGTAACATGGACCCCATAACATCCAAGAAGGTCAGAGCCACCCTGAAAAAACTGGACAACAGGAAAGCCCCTGGCATTTGCTCCATCACCACCGAGATGTTAAAGTCGGGCAGGGATGGCACTGTCTGGTGGATGACCCACATCTTTAACAAGGCATAGGTAATGGAGGGACTCCCTAGCGACCGGTCATCTTTCCCTTCTGGAAGCGCAAAGCCGACAGGCTTGTCTGTGGGAACCACAGAGGAACAATGTTACATCTTATTtttgctattattattatttttttttaatgagttcaGCAGAGTAGCAGAAgcctgtgtctgtctgtttaaTCAGGACACATTCAAGGACAAAAACAGTTCTGAGAGAAAGCATGACCTAAACTTTCTCATGAACATTATGCAGCTCTGATTCACAGTTACAGGAAGCAACGTGTCAAGGCCAATTTTGGCCAAGTGAGGTTGGCATCACACTACTCTCCATCCCCGGCAAGCTCTTCACCAAGATCTTGCTGACTCATGCTCTCCCAGCCCTCAGAAGTACCCGCcgtccccagcaggctggctttatCCCCAACCGCTCCACATCAGATCACATCTCCGCCGTCCGTCTTCTGACAGAGAAGGTCTATGAATTCCGGAGAGACCACCATCTCTACGTTGGATTCTTAGACCTCAAGGCTGCATTTGATACAGTCCACCACTCATCACTGTGGAGTATCCTACAAACCCTTGGCGCACCTCCGAAGATCACCACCCTCTtcaagctgctctacagcaacGCACAGAGTTGTGTCCATGTCCGtatagttaaactgtatcatcGACCACCTGATACGCAGGGTATGTGAGCGAGTACCCGGAGTGTCCTTTGGCAACTACCAACTGACTGATCTGGAGTATGCCGATGACACTATCCTGCTCAGCACCTCCTACAGTCAGCTGAGGGACTCTCTGAGTGTATACAGTAAAGTGGCAGAAAAGCTTGGTCTCCATGTGAGCTGGACTAAGACCAAGTTCATGCATGTTGGTGAGGGACCAGACCCACCTCCTATCCTGCTTGGTAACGACACCGTTGAGCCTATGAAGAACTTTGTGTATCTGGGATCTACAGTGACAGATAGCGGGGATCTTAAACCAGAGATTCTCTGCAGGAGAGCTCTGGCAGCCTCTGCCCTGCagtctctctggaaaccactctggcgcCACCAAGCCATCTCACGTAAGACGAAGCTCCAAATCTACAACACCGCCGTACTCTCCATTCTGTTATATGGCTCCAAAACATGGCCCTTAAATAAGACACTGGCCACAAGAATagatggctttgatagcaggaCTCTCAGAACGATcgagaacatcaggtggccACAGCGAATATCCAACGAAGCGCTCAGAGCCCACACAAACCAGCCCAGAGCCTCCCGCCTGGCTGCACAATGCCGCATCCGCTGGTTCGGCCATGTTCTCCGTCTTCCCCCTGACTACCCGACAAGAGCCATTCTGAAGTTTGACCCAaaggccgcaggctggagacgaccacaAGGTAAGCCCCACACTCCATGGCTCGGCATCATTGCAGACGACCTCCAGCAACATGGAATTACCGTGAAGGATGCAGACCTGTTGGCTCAAGATCGCCTGTATTGGAAAATCCTGGTTTCTCTGGTCGGCTCTACGCCATGGGACGGGACACCAGGCCCAACACAGGAGcatgactgactgtctgactgacacTGCTGAAGGTGTGAACGCTGATAAGAGGCTAAATTTTACTCAAGTGAAGACGAGGAAGTGACATCAGTGAAACTGCAGTAGGTGGACTGAAGACGAGGAAGTGACATCAGTGAAACTGCAGTAGGTGGACAGATCATCTTAAAACAGAGTGAGAAAACCGCTGGAATGAGACGAAGCAAGACGACGACTGAACTCAGACCTGTGGAAATGTTTCTATATCGCCTTTttgtgcttcagtctgcaggtaAGTACTCAGATTACTGAAAAATATCTCTCAAACACCACtttagttttcatttctgaTGTACTTCAGGAGACcaacatgttgtttttatttaatctgcTCAGTTTCAGTCATAAAAATTCAACACAGAGTTTTGTAGAAGAAACTGAGAATCAGTCCTCCACTAGTTATCAGTTACTTCTTCCAAAAGTAGTGGAGTTACTTTACAAACTGTAATGAATGGAAAGCTACtgaatgtttcataaagtatgTCTTCAATTAGAACCGTTAAAGGTATTGAATGGTTTTAAAATAAGTTTGCTACTGTTCTTGGAGGACATTTGGACCTGTTACGACACTAAGTTTAGACTGAGTTTACTTTGTcaggaataaaagaaaactgtttcagAACAGGACCTGATGTAATCTACTACAGTTACTCTGTTTCCTTGAAAACTAATGAAGTTATTCAACTAAAGACTGTAGATAAAAAATTGAGAGGCCTCAGTCGTGACTCCTCCATTATAAAAAGCTACCAATAATTTGTTTTACAGGACAAAAATAAAGAGTTTTTCTActgagttttcttctttttcctcaccTGTGGCTGC encodes:
- the LOC115402424 gene encoding NACHT, LRR and PYD domains-containing protein 3-like codes for the protein MKQEELAERLRSRTSGAICQRKLKSTLKKRFQCVSEGVCKAGESTLLNQIYTELHITEGGTAEVNQEHEVRQIEAASRTADREGTSIRPGDIFKASPGRSQPIKTVLTKGVAGIGKTVLTQKFTLDWAEDKANQDVHFTFPFTFRELNVLKEKKFSLVGLVHHFFTETKEAGLCSFEDFQVVFILDGLDECRLPLDFQHTEFLTEVTESTSVDVLLTNLIRGKLLPSARLWITTRPAAANQIPADCVDRVTEVRGFTDPQKDEYFRRRFREEEQASSIISHIKTSRSLHIMCHIPVFCWITATVLEKVLKSREGGELPKTLTQMYIHHLVVQTKVKMVKYDGGAATDSHWSPDTTKMIESLGKLAFEELQKGNLIFYEPDLTECGIDLTAASKYSGMFTEIFREESCLYQNKVFCFIHLSLQEFLAALHVHQTFIKSGINLLDEQQQTPWWSKVLKKKVNLYLLHQRAVDEALKSPNGRLDLFLRFLLGLSLQTNQSLLRGLLTQTGSSSQANQETVQYIKKKLSESVSAERSINLFHCLNELNDGSLVEEIQQSLRSGRLSTDELSPAQWSALVFILLSSEEDLKVFDLKKYSASEEALLKLLPVVKASNKALLSNCHLSEKSCEALFSVLNSQSSSLTDLDLSSNNVQDSGVTLLSTTVKDQHLRLEKLRLNNCGLSERSCEALSSVLSSQSSSLTDLDLSNNSLKDSGVTLLSSGLESPHCQLEALSLSGCLVSEEGCASLVSAVSSKSSHLRELDLSYNHPGDSGVEKLFVAVEDPCCPVKTLRLSCCGLSERSCGALSSVLSSQSSSLTHLDLSNNDLQDSGVKLLSSGLESPHCQLEALSLSGCLVSEEGCASLVSAVSSKSSHLRELDLSYNHPGASGVEKLFAAVEDPHCPLKILRVDHVGEQWLKPGLRKYFSPLELDTNSMNRKLKLSNNNRKVTYVLESQSYPDHPDRFDFWSQLLCRNVLSGRCYWEVKWSGSVYIAVSSRGISRRGDSNKCLFGRNHQSWSLSCSDEGYNVRPNTRGTAISSSSSGRVAVYVDCPAGSLSFFRVSSDSLIHLYTFNTTFTEPLSAGFGFGFKPSYSSVSLCPL